Genomic segment of Microbacterium hydrocarbonoxydans:
TCCTCGGCGGCGCCCGCCTGCCATTGCAGAACCTCTGGGTGCTCGCGACGATGCCCGACGACATGCCGCTCGTGCTGCTGCCGGTCAGCCAGTACTACGTGATCGTGCTGTTCTCCATCGTGCTTCTCGGCGGAGTGTTCGCGGGACTCGCGGTGCGCATCGTGTCTCGGCGTCGCCCGCTCGCCGTGTGGCCCGCGGCACTCGGTGTGCTGGCAGTGCACGTGCTCGCGATCATCGAGAGTTTCGGCATGACGGCGTCGGGACTCGCGCTCGGGTCCGACTCCCAGGCGGTGATCTACCTTGCGGGCCTGCTGGGCGGAGCCGTCGTGTCGGCGCTGCTGGCGCAGCTCGCATTCTGGATGACGTCGCACCGATCGGTCGCCATCGCCGCGTTCGGCGTGGCCCTCGCCGCCGTGCCGTTCGGCGAGTGGGTGGGTCGCTGGTTCCTCGCATTCACGGGCGAGGTCTTCCCGCCTGTGTTCCTGCCCGCGGTCGTGCAGTGGGTGCCGGCGATCGTGGTCGGTCTGGCGCTTGTCTGGTGCGGCGTGCGCCCGGTGTGGCGACTCCTCGTCTGGGTGGTGTCGCTGCTCGTGCTGTGGGTGCTGCCGGCAGTGTTGATGTCGATGCTGTACGCACTCGGGTTCCGTCTGATTCTGGGCGACTTCGCCGAGATGGCCGCCGCCGCCGTCGGCATCTTCCCCTCGCTGCTCGCCGAAGACGGACCGCTGCCGGCCGTCGTCGCGCTCGCGATCGCCGTCGTGGGCACGGTCGTGCGGATGCTGGTCGGGAGGGACCGCGCGAGGTCGACACCTGATCCAGCGGCATCCGCGTCGGTGAACACCGACGAGCGCGGCTGATCCGTCGAGTATCGGCCTCCGTCATCACCTGCCCCGGTGCCGGACATATCTCATGTAACGACCCTCGACGATGGGAAATGACATGAACAGCCGAGATCCTCTCGACCTGATTCTCGAGCGCTCCGCACCGACGCCGTTGCGCATCGGAGACGAACTCGCCCGCGACCTCGATCAAGTCGCGTTCGCGGCTCGATCTCAGGTCGCGGCACAGCAGCGGCCCGCGCGACGGATGCCGCGCATCGCCGCCGGAGTCGGACTCGCCGTGCTGCTGACAGGCGGCGCCGGTGCTGCTGTCGCGGCGGGCGGCTTCGAATGGCTGCCATGGGCGCAGGATCCGGATGCCGCCTACGTGTTCACTCTGCCGAGTGGGCGGGAGTGCGAGATTCGCTCCGTCGTCGAGCAGACGGAAGACGTCGGTGACTGGAACGCGTTCGTCGCGGATGTCGGACAGCTCGTGATCGATGACGCGGCGGTCGATCGCTGGGCCGAAGAGATCCGGGCCGATGACCGGGCGATCATCCAGATGGTCGCACCTGACGGCGAGTGGGTCGACCCGGGGCCGGACGGCGTTCCGACGGAAGACGACCTGTATGCCGCCGCGCACTGGGTCGCGTTCGGTGAAGGGGTCGCGGCGCGGGCCACCGAGGCAGGAGTCATCTGGGGCTTCACCGGCGATCAGGCGATGCACTGCGAGGTCGTGACGCCATGACCTCGCTGTCAGGCAGGAAGCGACTGCTGACCTCGACGCTCAGAGAGAGCCAGGGCGATCTGCTGCGGTTTTTGCACAGGCGGGTGGGGTCTGACGATGCACCCGACCTCTATGGAGAGACCCTGTTGATCGCGTGGCGGCGAGTCGACGACCTGCCCGACGATGCGGTCGAGGCGCGCATGTGGCTGTTCGGTCTGGCTCGCGGAACCCTGCTCAATCACGCACGCGGGCAGCGCCGTCGGCTGGCTCTGGTCGACAGGATGCGGGCGCACATGCCGGGGCGTGCGACCTCGGCCGCCGCGGATGAGGGCGGCGACGTGCGTGATGCCCTTCAGCGGCTCAAGCCCGAACTCGCCGAGATCGTGCAGCTCGTGCACTGGGACGGATTCACCCTCGCGGAGGCCGCCGGCATCGTCGGCATCCCGGCGGCGACGGCCCGCTCGCGCTATGCGCGTGCGAAAGACGAGCTTCGAGCCGCCCTCGGCGTCATCGTGTGACGTCGGTGAGCGCGCGGGCCACGCCGTTGGCTCGGCGGCGACGGTCGGGCGGGGCCGATTTCGCATCGGGCCGGTCAGGCGGGGTCAATTTCGCATCTGAAACCGCCGATTCGGATGCGGAACTGGCCCCGCTCGGCCCCGCGGATGCGGAACTGGCCCCGCTCGGCCCCGCGGATGCGGAACTGGCCCCGCGCAGGGCGGGGGCGCAGGGGCTGGGGCGGAGCGGCGACGCAGCGGGTGACATGTCGGCGCGATCCGGCACGTCGCGTCGGCGCAACTCCTGCCAGGATCGGAACGTGCACAGTCTTTCGCGTACGTGGGTGTCCGTTCTCGTCGCCGCCCTGATCCTGCCTGTCACGGTGGCATGCACGCCGACCGCCGATGCCGGTGCTTCGCCGTCACCGACGCAGAGCCCGGCGCCGACCGCATCGACGTCCGCTGTGCCTGCGGATGATCCCGAGACATCGAATGCCTACCGCGATTCTCGGTGGCCTGGCTCGATCTCGGAGTTTCCGTACGAGATGCCGGCCGGATACGAGTTCCCCGCTGAGTCTCCGGAGACGGGGTTCGCGATGAGCACGTCGTGGGGAGCCGATGTCGCCTACGCATGGTGGGGGTGCGCCACCCTCCTGTCCGCGTGGTCGGCGGTGGATGACGGTGACATCGAGCGAGCGGATCAGTTGCTCTCGCGGGTGAACGACGCCAGAGCCGAGCGGCCGGAGATGTTCCCCGGCTGGAGCGCGCCCGGGCCTATCGACTGGCAGGATCCGGTCTTCAGAGAGGGCGGAGAATCCGGTCTCTGCGCGGCGTGGTTCGAGCGCGAGGAGTCTGTCGGTCACTGACCCGCTCGCGGCCGCGGCCGGGCCGCGGCCGGCCGGAGGAAACTACGAGGCGGGTGACGTCGCGGCCCGCTCGGCGAGAGCGCGCGCGATCCGTTCGACGCCCTCGACCATGACCGGTCGGGGCAGCGCGAACACGAAACGCGTGTACCCGATGCCGGCCTCGCCGCACGCGGCACCGTCGGTCATCGCGACGCCGGCGTGCTCGCGGAACCACTCGCCGAGATCGCCCGTGAGCCCGGTCTCGCGAAAGTCGAGCAGCGCGATGTAGCTGCCCTCGGGCACCGTCATCCGCACGCCGGGCAGCTTCTCGTCGACCAGCTGCGCCAGCATCCGCCTGTTGCCGTCGAGGTAGTCGACCACCCCGTCGAGCCATTCGCGCCCGCCTGTGTACGCCGCGATGTTGGCGATCACGCCGAGCGTCGAGGTTCCGTGTCCGGCCCAGAAGCCGAGCCGCTCCCAGAGCTCGGCGTCGGCGTCGTTCGACAGGAGGATCTGGGCGCACTTGAGGCCCGCGAGGTTCCAGGCCTTCGATGCCGACGTCGCAGTCACGGTGTGGGCGGCAGCGGCATCCGACACCGAGGCGTAGGGGATGTGCTGGGCCGGCGCGTAGACGATCGGCGCGTGGATCTCGTCGGAGAAGACCCGGCCGCCCGCCTCGGTCACGACCGACGCGATCGCGAGCAGCTCATCGCGGGTCGCCACCGTGCCGAGCGGATTGTGCGGGTTGCAGAGCACGAGCATCTCGCCGCCGTCGCGGAACGCCTGGGCGACGCCCTCGAGGTCCATGACCCAGCGGCCGTCGACCTCGATGCTCGGCACCTCGATGACGCGGCGGTCGTGCATCGGCGGCACGACCAGGAAGGGCATGTACGCGGGGGTCGGCACGATCACGGCCGCACCCGGTGCGGTGAAGTTCTCGATCGCCAGCTCGAACGCGGCGATCACGTCGGGAACGTGGTGGATGCGGTCGGCGGCGACCTCCCAGCCGTACGAGTCGGCGTACCAGCGAGACGCCGCGGCAGAGAGGTCCTTCGCGAGCTTGTCGGGAAGGTAACCGGTGACGCCCAGGTCGAGAGCATCCTTGAGCGCGCCGTTGATCGCGGGGGCGAGGCCGAAGTCCATCTCGGCGACGAACGCCCCGATCATGTCGGGGAAGGTGGTCCATTTGAGGCTGCCGGCGTTCCGCAGGTCGTTCTCGGTGAGCAGATCGAAGGCGCCGGATGTCATGACGAAAGTCTTTCATCCGAACAGGTGCTATCGGCTCGACCTGCATGTCGAGATCACAGATGCATGCCGAGAACGGCGAAGCGGACCTGCATCCGTGATCTGAGCATGCACCTGCACGCCCGGAAGCAAGCCCGGCCCGAGATCGCGTCGATACGATGGGGCGATGGCGGATGCGTACACCGGCGACGAACTCTCAGCCCGACTGCCCGCAGCGCTCTCGCGGCTCAGCGAGGTCGCCGAGTACGACATCGAGCGGATGCGGGCGATCGCCCTCGAGGAGGGACTCGAGCACTTCCCTCGATCGCGGGTCGACGACCGGCGCTCTCTGCGACTTCAGCACTCAGGGGATGGGGTCAGCGTGAGTCGAAAGCTGCGCGCCGCGATCTCGAAGGCGCTCGGAAAGCCGACCGGCACCGACAAGGTCTACAGTTCGGGCCCGTTCATCTGCGAGCTGCGGGTGGACGACATCGTCACAGTGGCGGCGCGTCCGCAGCGGTCGCTCGAATCCGTCGGTGCGGCAGTCGTCGCCTGGATGTCGGGGGTGCCGTTCTCCGAGTGGGCGAATGCCGAGGGCGCCGGCATCATGCATCCGACCGAGCGGCTGATCCGCGCGCCGCTCGTGCACGAACGTCCGGAGCGGATGTCGTTCGCCGTCGACCTGGGTGCGGGACTGCATCCCGTCGGCGTCGTCGTGAACGATCTGCCGCAGCGCCGCGCGGCGCTCGCCGAGTACTTCTCAGGACTGATCGGCGAGGCCGAGGTGCCGCCGCCGTACATCACCGAGAGAAAAGCGTGGGTGCGCGGACAGCGCCAGGTGATGCTGGCCGGCTACCGCAGCGGAGGCAATCACTCGCTGACCTTCGTCGACGATGATGGGGGCGAGGTGGCCTGGTGACCCGCGGCTGCTCGGCATGCCTGCATGTCGAGGTCCGCGCAACACCATTGAGCCCCCTCGCCACCCGTGCCAGGATGGCCCCGACTCGGCTCACCGGGGCTGAGACGAAAGGATTCTCATGCAGCTGGCGATGATCGGACTCGGCAGGATGGGTGCCAACATCGTGCGCCGCCTCATGCGCGCGGGGCACGAATGCGTGGTCTACGACGTGAATGCGGATGCCGTGCAGGCGCTGGTCGCCGAAGGGGCCACGGGCGCCGACAGCATGGCCGACCTGGCGTCGAAGCTGGAGGCGCCGCGCGCTGTCTGGATGATGGTGCCCGCATCATTGACCGGCGCCGTGGCCGACCAGGTCGCCGAGGTGCTCGACGAGGGCGACATCATCATCGACGGCGGCAACTCGAACTACCGCGACGACGTGCGTCGCGCGAAGGCGTTCCGCGAGCGCGGCATCCACTACGTCGATGTGGGAACCAGCGGTGGGGTGTTCGGTCTCGAACGCGGCTACTGCCTCATGGTGGGCGGGCCGGACGCTGCGGTGCAGCGCATCGAGCCGATCCTGCGCTCGGTGGCTCCGGGCGTCGGCGAGATCGAGCGCACGCCAGGGCGCACCGGCGATCTGACCCCTGAAGAGGAGGGCTACCTGCACTGCGGCCCCTCGGGTGCCGGACACTTCGTGAAGATGGTGCACAACGGCATCGAGTACGGCATCATGGCCTCGATCGCCGAGGGCCTCAACCTGCTGCACAACGCGGATGCCGGGGTGCGCGAGGCCGAGCACTCGGCCGAGATCGCGCCGCTCGAAGAGCCCGAGTTCTACCAGTTCCCGATCGACACGTCGAAGGTGGCCGAGCTGTGGCGCCGTGGATCGGTGATCTCGTCGTGGCTGCTCGACCTGACCGCCGCGGCGCTCGCCGAGAACCCGCAGCTCGACGGCCTGGCCGGCCGCGTCTCGGACTCGGGCGAGGGACGCTGGACGGTCAAGGCCGCTGTCGACGTGGGTGTTCCCGTACCGGTGCTCGCGGCGTCGCTGTTCGAGCGCTTCGCCTCGCGCGACGAAGATCGCTTCGCCAACCAGGTGCTCTCGGCGATGCGCCTGCAGTTCGGCGGGCACCAGGAGCTGCCGGCCGGAGACGTGCTCGAGGCAGGGGCGCGCAAGGCCGAGTCGGAGTAACGGGACCTGTCTGTACGTTGAGCGGGCGTTTCGTCTCGGTCGACTTCGTCGTCCTCGCTCAACGACCGGGGGTGTCTGTTCGTTGAGCGAGGCCCGCGGAGCGGCCCGAGACGAAACGCCTCGCGGGGACGTTTCGTCTCGGTCGACTTCGTCGTCCTCGCTCAACGACCGGGGGTGTCTGTTCGTTGAGCGAGGCCCGCGGAGCGGCCCGAGACGAAACGCCTCGCGGGAGCGATTCGTCTCGGTCGACTTCGTCGTCCTCGCTCAACGACCGGGGGGCGGTCGACTCCGTCGTCCTCGCTCAACGACCGGGGCATCGCGCGAGCTCAGACCAGCGCGGCATCCACCCTGTGATCGTTGCCGGCGTGCACGAGGGCGTCGATCCGGCGCTCGATGGCGTTGAACTCCGGGGAGTTCACGTCGCGCTCGCCGGGGAGGTCAACCGTCACGATCTCCCGCACGTGACCCGAGATGCCGTGGGCGGTGCCGCCCGCCATGACGAGCACGCGGTCGCCGAGGTAGACGGCCTCCTCGATGCTGTGCGTCACGAACAGCACGGTGATGCCGGCATCCCGCTGAATGCGCTGCAACTCGTGCTGCATCTCGGTGCGCGTGAGCGCGTCGAGAGCGCCGAACGGCTCGTCCATGAGCATCACCGACGGAGTGTTCGCGAGCAGTCGCGCGATCGCGACGCGCTGCTGCATGCCCCCGGACAGCTGGTGCGGGAAGGATGCCGCGACGCGACTGAGCCCGACCGAGTCGAGCGCCGCGGTCGCCCGCTCCTTCACGACCGCGCGGGGGAGGCGGGCCTGCTTCGGGCCGTACTCGATGTTCTCGCGCACGGTCAGCCAGGGGAACAGTCCGTAGTCCTGAAAGACGACGCCGCGGTCTGGGCCGGGGCCGGTGACTTCGGTGCCCGCGACGGTGAGCGAGCCCTCGGTGATCGTCTCGAATCCTGCGACCATGCGCAGCACCGTCGACTTGCCGCATCCGGAGGCGCCGACGATGCAGACCACCTCACCGGCCGCGACCGTGATGTCCACACCGTCGACGGCGGCGATCGGCGAACCGGGGTAGCGCTTGCCCACACCGCTCATGACGATGCCGGCGGCGTGCTGGGGAGGAATGCTCATGCGATCTCTCACTTCTGGATCGGTCGGCGCCCGAAGGCGATGGCGAAGATGAGCGTGAGCAGACGGTCGGCGATGAAGCCGGCCAGGCCGATGACGACCATGCCCACGATGATGAGGTCGGTGCGCGACTGCTCCCTGGCCTGGGTGATGAGCGCGCCGAGACCCGTGCTGATACCCACCGTCTCGCCGACGACGAGGATCACCCACGAGAGCCCCATCGCGATGCGCATGCCGCTGATGATCTGCGGAGCGGCAGCCGGGATGACGACCTTGTAGAGCGACTGCAGGCGGGGCGTGCCCAGCATCGCGGCGGCCTCGAGCAGACGACCCGGCACCTGGTGCACTCCGCTGATGGTGTTCAGCAGGATCGGGAAGACCGCGGCGATGAACACGAGGAACACGGTGGAGCGGTCGCCGAAGCCGATGATGAGCAGTGTCAGCGGCGCCCACGCGGTGACGGGGATGGGGCGCACGAGGTTGATGGTCGGCTCGAGCATGCGGAACAGGAGCTTCGATCGGCCCATCAGCACGCCGAGCGGCACGGCGACGGCGACCGCCAGACCGAAGCCCTGCAGCACGCGCAGCGCCGAGGCGCCGAGGTGTCCCCAGAGAGTGCCGCTGAACGAGTCGTCGTAGACGCCGCCGAAGGCGAAGTCCACACCCCTCAACGCGACCTCCCCGGGGGTGGGCAGGAACGTCATCTTGATGTCGAACGGCAGCGTCCAGGCGTTCTGCACGCCCAGGTGCCAGCCGATGAGGATGAGGATCGGAACGGGAAGAGCGATGGCCCATCCGAGCGACAGGCGGCGGCGCGGTCGTGCGGCGCGGATGCCGTCGGGCTTCGTCTCGGCGTTCTCGACGCCCTGCGGCGGATCGGCGAGTGCGGTGGTCGTCACGATCACTCCGTCCGTGCGGTCTCGACGAAGCTGACGTCGGTGAGGAGATCCTGGTCGACCTCGGCCGAGACCTGATCGAAGGCGTGCATCTCCTCGCTCATCGCGGCCAGCGTCGAGAGGTAGCCGGCGTCCAGATCCCAGCGGGGCCAGATGTTCTCGATCGCCAGGTCGACGATCGCGGGGTCGAGGGCGAACTCCTCGACCAGGCCGTCGGCCCAGGCGGAGGTGTCTTCTGCCATGTGCTCGACCGCGGCGACGTGGGTGTCGACGACGGCCTGCACCAGGTCGGGGTCGGACTCGATCAGGCTGTTGCTCGTGGCGAGCACGATGTTCGTCTGTCCGATCGGGGTGTCGTAGGCCGACATCAGCTCGTGAGCACCGCCCTCGATCGCGATCGACGGACCCACCTCGGCCGAGATGAACGCGTCGATCTGCCCGGAGGCGAACGCCGTGGCCATGTCGGCGAAGGGCAGGTTCACGAGCTCGACGTCGCTCGCGGGGTCGATGCCCTGCGCCTCGAGCGTGCGCTTGAGCAGGATCTCCTGGGTGGCCCCCATCGGGAAGCCGACCTTCGCACCCGCGAGATCTTCCGGCGTCTCGATGTCTTCCGTGGCGACGATGCGGGTGCCGCCGTCGGCGGCGGAGGCGATGATGCGCACATCCTGCTGCTCTGCGACGCCGGCGATGACCGATGCCGCGCCGGTCACGCCGAAGTCGACCGACCCCGAGACGATCGCGTTCTTGATGTCGCTGGAGGTGTCGAAGAGCACGATCTCGACGTCGATGCCCTCCTCTGCCACCTCCTCGTAGAAGAAGGGGCTGAACAGGTGGGGCTGCGCCCGCAGCGTGCCGATGGTGACGGACTGCCCGCCCTCCTCTCCGCTTTCAGAGTCGGCAGACGATGGCGAAGCGGAGCAGCCGGCGAGCGCGAGCGCGGCTGCGGCGAGGGACGCGACGGCGAGCGACGGCGTGCGGAGGGAGGAGGTGCGGGGGGTGCGGAAGGTCATGTGTTCTCCTGGTGGGGGCGGGTTCAGGCGGTCTGTGGCAGGATCTGGGGCTGGGGCTGGGGCCGGTCAGGGGTCAGGCGGTGGCGGGCACGACGGATGCCGCGCGGTAGGCGCGCCAGCCGCCGAAGGCGGTGATGTCTCGTTCGGTGAGGTCGACGGATGCCGTGAAGCCGAGCACCGTGGAGCCGTCGGAGAGTTCGATCTCGCCGAGCGCGAGGGGAGCGGCGATGCT
This window contains:
- a CDS encoding RNA polymerase sigma factor translates to MTSLSGRKRLLTSTLRESQGDLLRFLHRRVGSDDAPDLYGETLLIAWRRVDDLPDDAVEARMWLFGLARGTLLNHARGQRRRLALVDRMRAHMPGRATSAAADEGGDVRDALQRLKPELAEIVQLVHWDGFTLAEAAGIVGIPAATARSRYARAKDELRAALGVIV
- a CDS encoding aminotransferase class I/II-fold pyridoxal phosphate-dependent enzyme; the encoded protein is MTSGAFDLLTENDLRNAGSLKWTTFPDMIGAFVAEMDFGLAPAINGALKDALDLGVTGYLPDKLAKDLSAAASRWYADSYGWEVAADRIHHVPDVIAAFELAIENFTAPGAAVIVPTPAYMPFLVVPPMHDRRVIEVPSIEVDGRWVMDLEGVAQAFRDGGEMLVLCNPHNPLGTVATRDELLAIASVVTEAGGRVFSDEIHAPIVYAPAQHIPYASVSDAAAAHTVTATSASKAWNLAGLKCAQILLSNDADAELWERLGFWAGHGTSTLGVIANIAAYTGGREWLDGVVDYLDGNRRMLAQLVDEKLPGVRMTVPEGSYIALLDFRETGLTGDLGEWFREHAGVAMTDGAACGEAGIGYTRFVFALPRPVMVEGVERIARALAERAATSPAS
- the gnd gene encoding decarboxylating 6-phosphogluconate dehydrogenase; this encodes MQLAMIGLGRMGANIVRRLMRAGHECVVYDVNADAVQALVAEGATGADSMADLASKLEAPRAVWMMVPASLTGAVADQVAEVLDEGDIIIDGGNSNYRDDVRRAKAFRERGIHYVDVGTSGGVFGLERGYCLMVGGPDAAVQRIEPILRSVAPGVGEIERTPGRTGDLTPEEEGYLHCGPSGAGHFVKMVHNGIEYGIMASIAEGLNLLHNADAGVREAEHSAEIAPLEEPEFYQFPIDTSKVAELWRRGSVISSWLLDLTAAALAENPQLDGLAGRVSDSGEGRWTVKAAVDVGVPVPVLAASLFERFASRDEDRFANQVLSAMRLQFGGHQELPAGDVLEAGARKAESE
- a CDS encoding ABC transporter ATP-binding protein, whose product is MSIPPQHAAGIVMSGVGKRYPGSPIAAVDGVDITVAAGEVVCIVGASGCGKSTVLRMVAGFETITEGSLTVAGTEVTGPGPDRGVVFQDYGLFPWLTVRENIEYGPKQARLPRAVVKERATAALDSVGLSRVAASFPHQLSGGMQQRVAIARLLANTPSVMLMDEPFGALDALTRTEMQHELQRIQRDAGITVLFVTHSIEEAVYLGDRVLVMAGGTAHGISGHVREIVTVDLPGERDVNSPEFNAIERRIDALVHAGNDHRVDAALV
- a CDS encoding ABC transporter permease; its protein translation is MTTTALADPPQGVENAETKPDGIRAARPRRRLSLGWAIALPVPILILIGWHLGVQNAWTLPFDIKMTFLPTPGEVALRGVDFAFGGVYDDSFSGTLWGHLGASALRVLQGFGLAVAVAVPLGVLMGRSKLLFRMLEPTINLVRPIPVTAWAPLTLLIIGFGDRSTVFLVFIAAVFPILLNTISGVHQVPGRLLEAAAMLGTPRLQSLYKVVIPAAAPQIISGMRIAMGLSWVILVVGETVGISTGLGALITQAREQSRTDLIIVGMVVIGLAGFIADRLLTLIFAIAFGRRPIQK
- a CDS encoding ABC transporter substrate-binding protein, translated to MTFRTPRTSSLRTPSLAVASLAAAALALAGCSASPSSADSESGEEGGQSVTIGTLRAQPHLFSPFFYEEVAEEGIDVEIVLFDTSSDIKNAIVSGSVDFGVTGAASVIAGVAEQQDVRIIASAADGGTRIVATEDIETPEDLAGAKVGFPMGATQEILLKRTLEAQGIDPASDVELVNLPFADMATAFASGQIDAFISAEVGPSIAIEGGAHELMSAYDTPIGQTNIVLATSNSLIESDPDLVQAVVDTHVAAVEHMAEDTSAWADGLVEEFALDPAIVDLAIENIWPRWDLDAGYLSTLAAMSEEMHAFDQVSAEVDQDLLTDVSFVETARTE